The following coding sequences lie in one Pseudorca crassidens isolate mPseCra1 chromosome 2, mPseCra1.hap1, whole genome shotgun sequence genomic window:
- the CD84 gene encoding SLAM family member 5 isoform X1, whose amino-acid sequence MALHHLWILLLCLQTCLEAAGSDTDIFMVNGILGELVTFPLNIQQSQKVISISWNSKTSVAFVTPGNSGAAPTISITHQNYHKRINVSGQNYNLELRNLRLEDSGIYKADINVMTSEMITTTTRCYNLQVYRRLGKPKITQSLMTSVNRTCNVTLTCSVEKEEKNVTYSWSPLGEEGNVLRVFQTPDNQELTYTCTAWNPVSNNSDSISAQQLCADIAMGLHTHRTGLLSGLAVLSLLLIILPSVILFLLHKRGQGSYLKVFSKNPDAASKKTIYTYVTVPRDTQTAELRIYDEIPQSKMGKTNTQDNKPPGTSSYEIVI is encoded by the exons GTCTGGAAGCAGCTGGAAGTGACACAGACATCTTCATGGTGAATGGGATTCTGGGGGAGTTAGTTACTTTCCCCTTAAATATCcaacaatcacagaaagttatcAGCATTTCTTGGAATTCCAAAACATCTGTCGCTTTTGTAACACCAGGAAACTCAGGAGCAGCACCCACAATTTCCATAACCCACCAAAATTACCATAAACGAATAAATGTCTCAGGTCAGAACTATAACCTGGAGCTCAGAAATCTGAGGTTGGAAGACTCAGGGATCTACAAAGCCGACATAAATGTAATGACCTCTGAAATGATCACCACCACCACTAGGTGCTACAATCTTCAAGTCTATC GTCGGCTTGGAAAGCCAAAAATTACTCAGAGTTTAATGACATCTGTGAATAGGACCTGCAATGTCACACTGACATGCTCTGtcgagaaagaagaaaagaatgtgacATACAGTTGGAGTCCACTGGGGGAAGAAGGCAATGTTCTTCGAGTCTTCCAGACCCCTGACAACCAAGAGCTGACTTACACGTGTACAGCATGGAACCCTGTCAGCAACAATTCTGACTCCATCTCTGCCCAGCAGCTCTGTGCAG ACATCGCAATGGGCCTCCATACTCACCGCACTGGGCTGCTGAGTGGGCTGGCTGTGCTCTCTCTGCTTCTAATCATTCTCCCTTCAGTGATTTTGTTCCTTTTGCACAAAAGAGGACAAG GTTCCTACTTGAAGGTCTTCAGTAAGAACCCTG ATGCTGcctcaaagaaaacaatatacacATACGTCACAGTTCCAAGAGACACCCAGACAGCAGAGCTCAGGATCTATGATGAAATCCCCCAGTCCAAG ATGGGGAAAACCAACACGCAGGACAACAAACCTCCTGGGACTTCAAGCTATGAAATTGTAATCTAG
- the CD84 gene encoding SLAM family member 5 isoform X3, translating to MALHHLWILLLCLQTCLEAAGSDTDIFMVNGILGELVTFPLNIQQSQKVISISWNSKTSVAFVTPGNSGAAPTISITHQNYHKRINVSGQNYNLELRNLRLEDSGIYKADINVMTSEMITTTTRCYNLQVYRRLGKPKITQSLMTSVNRTCNVTLTCSVEKEEKNVTYSWSPLGEEGNVLRVFQTPDNQELTYTCTAWNPVSNNSDSISAQQLCADIAMGLHTHRTGLLSGLAVLSLLLIILPSVILFLLHKRGQGSYLKVFSKNPDAASKKTIYTYVTVPRDTQTAELRIYDEIPQSKMGVLHVLPTKEKPVNAIYSIVQYSDKMGKTNTQDNKPPGTSSYEIVI from the exons GTCTGGAAGCAGCTGGAAGTGACACAGACATCTTCATGGTGAATGGGATTCTGGGGGAGTTAGTTACTTTCCCCTTAAATATCcaacaatcacagaaagttatcAGCATTTCTTGGAATTCCAAAACATCTGTCGCTTTTGTAACACCAGGAAACTCAGGAGCAGCACCCACAATTTCCATAACCCACCAAAATTACCATAAACGAATAAATGTCTCAGGTCAGAACTATAACCTGGAGCTCAGAAATCTGAGGTTGGAAGACTCAGGGATCTACAAAGCCGACATAAATGTAATGACCTCTGAAATGATCACCACCACCACTAGGTGCTACAATCTTCAAGTCTATC GTCGGCTTGGAAAGCCAAAAATTACTCAGAGTTTAATGACATCTGTGAATAGGACCTGCAATGTCACACTGACATGCTCTGtcgagaaagaagaaaagaatgtgacATACAGTTGGAGTCCACTGGGGGAAGAAGGCAATGTTCTTCGAGTCTTCCAGACCCCTGACAACCAAGAGCTGACTTACACGTGTACAGCATGGAACCCTGTCAGCAACAATTCTGACTCCATCTCTGCCCAGCAGCTCTGTGCAG ACATCGCAATGGGCCTCCATACTCACCGCACTGGGCTGCTGAGTGGGCTGGCTGTGCTCTCTCTGCTTCTAATCATTCTCCCTTCAGTGATTTTGTTCCTTTTGCACAAAAGAGGACAAG GTTCCTACTTGAAGGTCTTCAGTAAGAACCCTG ATGCTGcctcaaagaaaacaatatacacATACGTCACAGTTCCAAGAGACACCCAGACAGCAGAGCTCAGGATCTATGATGAAATCCCCCAGTCCAAG ATGGGTGTTTTACACGTGCTCCCCACCAAGGAGAAGCCAGTGAACGCGATTTATTCCATAGTGCAGTACTCTGATAAG ATGGGGAAAACCAACACGCAGGACAACAAACCTCCTGGGACTTCAAGCTATGAAATTGTAATCTAG
- the CD84 gene encoding SLAM family member 5 isoform X2: protein MALHHLWILLLCLQTCLEAAGSDTDIFMVNGILGELVTFPLNIQQSQKVISISWNSKTSVAFVTPGNSGAAPTISITHQNYHKRINVSGQNYNLELRNLRLEDSGIYKADINVMTSEMITTTTRCYNLQVYRRLGKPKITQSLMTSVNRTCNVTLTCSVEKEEKNVTYSWSPLGEEGNVLRVFQTPDNQELTYTCTAWNPVSNNSDSISAQQLCADIAMGLHTHRTGLLSGLAVLSLLLIILPSVILFLLHKRGQGSYLKVFSKNPDGENQHAGQQTSWDFKL from the exons GTCTGGAAGCAGCTGGAAGTGACACAGACATCTTCATGGTGAATGGGATTCTGGGGGAGTTAGTTACTTTCCCCTTAAATATCcaacaatcacagaaagttatcAGCATTTCTTGGAATTCCAAAACATCTGTCGCTTTTGTAACACCAGGAAACTCAGGAGCAGCACCCACAATTTCCATAACCCACCAAAATTACCATAAACGAATAAATGTCTCAGGTCAGAACTATAACCTGGAGCTCAGAAATCTGAGGTTGGAAGACTCAGGGATCTACAAAGCCGACATAAATGTAATGACCTCTGAAATGATCACCACCACCACTAGGTGCTACAATCTTCAAGTCTATC GTCGGCTTGGAAAGCCAAAAATTACTCAGAGTTTAATGACATCTGTGAATAGGACCTGCAATGTCACACTGACATGCTCTGtcgagaaagaagaaaagaatgtgacATACAGTTGGAGTCCACTGGGGGAAGAAGGCAATGTTCTTCGAGTCTTCCAGACCCCTGACAACCAAGAGCTGACTTACACGTGTACAGCATGGAACCCTGTCAGCAACAATTCTGACTCCATCTCTGCCCAGCAGCTCTGTGCAG ACATCGCAATGGGCCTCCATACTCACCGCACTGGGCTGCTGAGTGGGCTGGCTGTGCTCTCTCTGCTTCTAATCATTCTCCCTTCAGTGATTTTGTTCCTTTTGCACAAAAGAGGACAAG GTTCCTACTTGAAGGTCTTCAGTAAGAACCCTG ATGGGGAAAACCAACACGCAGGACAACAAACCTCCTGGGACTTCAAGCTATGA